One window of Myxococcus fulvus genomic DNA carries:
- a CDS encoding tail fiber domain-containing protein, whose protein sequence is MGVRTWLAALGVTFAGLGCGSDGSRGAEGLQGPQGPQGPQGPQGPSGTVWEVGQGLALEGNVLSVRYDGANAPVPTSDPRLTDARAPLAGSAHYVQNSTAVQAGSFALTGSGTTHGPLSTRSDLLVDAASTVESPSPLLRVLNTTSSGASWKQFPVFTVDSAGGLVASGEVDKGLLPVSGTGTRLMWAPGLAAFRAGYTETQWDDGSVGDFSWAGGYRSLAKGAASFAMGKDNVARGDSSIALGAGNTASEVGTIALGSGNNVTGLSAIGLGTGNTVSGRGALAIGANVQATGNYSFAFGQDVSTNGKTGAFIWGDRSGVSTASIANDNQFMVRAAGGVMFYTSANLGSRCELRTNSAGWECSSDRNLKEDFRQVDGEALLTKVAGLPISTWRFKGEASEVRHLGPVAQDFHAAFGLGAGDKTIGQLDMDGVNLAAIQALEVRTRELREKTAEVDALKSELAELKRGLSRLEAAIQAKDSRH, encoded by the coding sequence ATGGGTGTCAGGACATGGCTGGCCGCGCTGGGCGTCACCTTCGCGGGGCTGGGCTGTGGCTCGGATGGTTCTCGCGGCGCCGAGGGACTCCAGGGGCCTCAAGGTCCGCAGGGGCCTCAAGGTCCACAGGGGCCGAGCGGCACCGTCTGGGAGGTGGGCCAGGGCCTGGCGCTGGAAGGCAACGTCCTGAGCGTGCGCTACGACGGCGCCAACGCTCCGGTGCCGACCAGCGACCCGAGGCTCACCGACGCGCGAGCGCCCCTGGCGGGCAGCGCGCACTACGTCCAGAACAGCACCGCGGTGCAGGCGGGCTCCTTCGCGCTCACAGGCTCGGGCACCACCCATGGCCCGTTGTCGACGCGCTCAGACCTGCTCGTCGACGCGGCGTCCACCGTCGAGTCGCCCAGTCCGCTCCTCAGGGTGTTGAACACCACCTCGTCGGGCGCGAGCTGGAAGCAGTTCCCGGTCTTCACCGTGGACTCAGCGGGAGGCCTGGTGGCGAGCGGCGAGGTGGACAAGGGGCTGCTGCCGGTGTCGGGCACGGGCACCCGCCTGATGTGGGCGCCGGGTCTGGCGGCGTTCCGCGCGGGCTACACGGAGACGCAGTGGGATGACGGCAGCGTCGGCGACTTCTCCTGGGCGGGGGGCTATCGCTCGCTGGCCAAGGGGGCCGCGTCCTTCGCCATGGGGAAGGACAACGTGGCGCGTGGGGACAGCTCCATCGCGCTGGGCGCGGGGAACACCGCCAGCGAGGTGGGCACCATCGCGCTGGGGAGCGGCAACAACGTCACCGGCCTGTCCGCCATCGGGCTCGGCACCGGGAACACGGTCTCGGGCCGCGGCGCGCTGGCGATCGGCGCGAACGTCCAGGCCACCGGCAACTACAGCTTCGCGTTCGGACAGGATGTGTCGACGAACGGGAAGACGGGCGCGTTCATCTGGGGAGACCGCTCCGGTGTGAGCACGGCCAGCATCGCCAACGACAACCAGTTCATGGTCCGCGCCGCGGGCGGCGTCATGTTCTATACGAGCGCCAACCTGGGCTCGCGCTGCGAGCTGCGCACGAACTCCGCGGGCTGGGAGTGCTCGTCGGACCGGAACCTGAAGGAGGACTTCCGTCAGGTCGACGGCGAGGCGCTGCTGACGAAGGTCGCGGGGCTGCCCATCTCCACGTGGCGATTCAAGGGCGAGGCGAGCGAGGTGCGTCACCTGGGTCCGGTGGCGCAGGACTTCCACGCGGCGTTCGGCCTGGGCGCGGGGGACAAGACCATCGGCCAGTTGGACATGGACGGCGTCAACCTGGCCGCCATCCAGGCGCTGGAGGTCCGCACGCGCGAGCTGCGTGAGAAGACGGCGGAGGTCGATGCGCTCAAGAGCGAGCTCGCCGAGCTCAAGCGCGGCCTGTCCCGACTCGAAGCCGCCATCCAGGCGAAGGACTCGCGGCACTGA
- a CDS encoding MaoC family dehydratase produces MRYFDDFQPGEASEAGPYVVSREEIIAFAKQFDPQPFHLSDEGGREGIFGGLIASGWHTASICHKLAVEHLLSKTASLGSPGLDELRWLKPVRPGDALTARFEVLSTTPSRSKADRGAIKFRFEVRNQHGEVVMTEVANALFARRPDGSAAK; encoded by the coding sequence ATGCGCTACTTCGACGACTTCCAACCCGGCGAGGCGAGTGAGGCCGGCCCCTACGTGGTCTCCCGCGAGGAGATCATCGCCTTCGCGAAGCAGTTCGACCCGCAGCCCTTCCACCTGAGCGACGAGGGCGGGCGCGAGGGCATCTTCGGAGGCCTCATCGCGAGCGGGTGGCACACCGCGTCCATCTGCCACAAGCTTGCGGTGGAGCACCTGTTGAGCAAGACCGCGAGCCTGGGCTCACCGGGCCTGGACGAGCTGCGCTGGCTCAAGCCCGTGCGTCCCGGTGACGCGCTCACCGCGCGCTTCGAGGTCCTCTCCACCACGCCGTCGCGCAGCAAGGCGGACCGGGGCGCCATCAAGTTCCGCTTCGAGGTGCGCAACCAGCACGGCGAGGTGGTGATGACCGAGGTCGCCAACGCGCTGTTCGCCCGGCGGCCCGACGGGAGCGCGGCGAAGTAG
- a CDS encoding isocitrate lyase/PEP mutase family protein → MPVAPPDSIRAFRQLHETGLLLLVNAWDAGTARVMESLGAKALATTSAGVAWAQGYPDGDALPVDRLLDTVEAIARVVKVPLTVDMEGGYSDDPNKVGELAVHVLDAGAVGINLEDGAGSPDLLCAKIEAVKRAAERLALDLFVNARTDVFLKGIGPADKRVEEVLSRARRYKAAGADGLFVPGLKTPAEIRVVTSEAGLPVNLMAMAGLPAASELATLGVRRVSAGAGMAQSILGRVAALTTEFLRDGASAPAPEAGISYPVLNKLMAER, encoded by the coding sequence ATGCCTGTCGCGCCTCCCGATTCGATTCGAGCCTTCCGCCAGCTTCACGAGACGGGGCTGTTGTTGCTGGTCAATGCGTGGGACGCGGGCACCGCGCGCGTCATGGAGAGCCTGGGTGCCAAGGCGCTCGCCACCACGAGCGCGGGTGTGGCGTGGGCCCAGGGATATCCGGATGGAGACGCGCTCCCCGTGGACCGGCTGCTCGATACCGTGGAGGCCATCGCGCGCGTCGTGAAGGTGCCGCTGACGGTGGACATGGAGGGTGGGTACTCGGACGACCCGAACAAAGTGGGCGAGCTGGCCGTCCATGTCCTGGACGCGGGCGCCGTAGGCATCAACCTGGAGGACGGCGCTGGGAGCCCGGACCTGCTGTGCGCGAAGATTGAAGCAGTGAAGCGCGCAGCGGAGCGGCTCGCGCTGGACCTGTTCGTCAACGCGCGCACGGATGTGTTCCTGAAGGGCATCGGTCCGGCGGACAAGCGCGTGGAGGAGGTGCTCTCGCGGGCGCGTCGCTACAAGGCGGCGGGCGCGGACGGGCTCTTCGTGCCGGGCTTGAAGACGCCCGCGGAGATTCGGGTCGTGACGTCCGAGGCCGGGCTGCCGGTGAACCTCATGGCGATGGCGGGGCTGCCCGCCGCGTCGGAGCTCGCCACGCTCGGCGTGCGCCGCGTCAGCGCCGGCGCCGGCATGGCCCAGTCCATCCTTGGCCGCGTGGCCGCGCTCACCACGGAGTTCCTGCGGGACGGCGCCTCCGCCCCCGCGCCGGAGGCGGGCATCTCCTACCCGGTGCTCAACAAGCTGATGGCGGAGCGCTGA
- the ogt gene encoding methylated-DNA--[protein]-cysteine S-methyltransferase, with product MAETARFLIDRTDTPIGELVIVADREGHLRAVDWTEHEARMLQLLRLHYGEKGYALEAASDPGGLTATMRSYFSGKLDVIDTLPVRTAGTDFQREVWAALRSIPCGSTVSYSELARRIGRPAAVRAVGLANGANPVGIVVPCHRVVGANGALTGYGGGIQRKRWLLSHESRALPLLKS from the coding sequence ATGGCTGAGACGGCTCGATTCCTCATCGACAGGACGGACACGCCCATCGGCGAATTGGTCATCGTCGCGGACCGCGAGGGCCACCTGCGCGCCGTGGACTGGACCGAGCACGAGGCGCGCATGCTCCAGCTCTTGCGCCTGCACTACGGCGAGAAGGGCTACGCGCTGGAGGCGGCGAGCGATCCGGGCGGGCTCACCGCCACGATGCGCTCGTATTTCTCCGGCAAGCTCGACGTCATCGACACGCTGCCCGTGAGGACCGCGGGCACCGACTTCCAGCGCGAGGTGTGGGCCGCGCTGCGCTCGATTCCGTGTGGGAGCACCGTCTCCTACTCGGAGCTCGCGCGGAGAATCGGTCGGCCCGCGGCCGTGCGCGCGGTGGGACTGGCCAATGGCGCGAACCCCGTGGGCATCGTCGTGCCGTGTCATCGCGTGGTGGGCGCCAATGGCGCGCTCACGGGTTATGGAGGTGGCATCCAGCGCAAGCGCTGGTTACTCAGCCACGAGTCCAGGGCCCTGCCCCTCTTGAAGTCCTGA
- a CDS encoding AlkA N-terminal domain-containing protein: MDLLDTDACYRALQSRDARFDGRLFVGVTSTGIYCRPVCPARTPKKENCTFHASAAAAQEEGFRPCLRCRPETAPDLASWRGTSNTVSRALALIAEGALDGGEAGVDALAERLGVGDRQLRRLFKQHLGATPVAVAQTRRVLFAKQLIQETRMPLSQVALASGFGSIRRFNETFQALYQRAPGALRRKSMSEEPADAGVTLRLRYRPPYDWAAMLAYLSARAIEGVERVHGTSYLRTVSQDGAVGTVEVSHEPGRNNLVVCIRFARVQSLPAIVARVRRVFDVGADIEAIGEHLSKDPFLAGLVAQRPGLRAPGAWDGFELAVRAILGQQVTVVAARGLAGRLVALCSEAPVEGLPTGLTRVFPSPERMARADLGALGMPSARKAALKAMAEAALADPLLFQPFGTVEEGIARLRSIRGVGEWTAQYIALRALRETDAFPASDVALLRSAATDEGARPTPEALLRRAEPWRPWRAYAAQHLWAADPGPRPRLPEVRHG, translated from the coding sequence ATGGACCTGCTCGACACCGACGCCTGCTACCGCGCGCTCCAGTCGCGGGATGCCCGCTTCGACGGCCGACTCTTCGTCGGGGTGACGTCCACGGGCATCTACTGCCGCCCTGTCTGCCCGGCCCGCACGCCGAAGAAGGAGAACTGCACGTTCCACGCGTCGGCCGCCGCCGCGCAGGAGGAGGGCTTCCGGCCGTGCCTGCGCTGCCGCCCGGAGACGGCGCCGGACCTGGCCTCGTGGCGGGGCACGTCCAACACCGTGTCGCGCGCGCTCGCGCTCATCGCGGAGGGCGCGCTGGACGGAGGCGAGGCGGGCGTGGACGCGCTGGCGGAGCGGCTGGGCGTGGGAGACCGGCAGCTGCGCCGCCTGTTCAAACAGCACCTGGGCGCGACGCCGGTGGCCGTGGCGCAGACGCGGCGCGTGCTCTTCGCCAAGCAGCTCATCCAGGAGACGCGCATGCCGCTGTCCCAGGTGGCGCTGGCTTCGGGCTTCGGCAGCATCCGCCGGTTCAACGAGACCTTCCAGGCGCTCTACCAGCGGGCTCCAGGCGCGCTGCGCCGCAAGAGCATGAGCGAGGAGCCCGCGGACGCGGGCGTGACGCTGCGGCTGCGCTACCGGCCTCCGTATGACTGGGCCGCGATGCTCGCCTACCTCTCCGCGCGCGCCATCGAGGGCGTGGAGCGCGTGCACGGCACGAGCTACCTGCGCACCGTGTCCCAGGACGGCGCCGTGGGGACGGTCGAGGTGTCGCACGAGCCAGGGCGCAACAACCTGGTGGTGTGCATCCGCTTCGCGCGCGTGCAGTCGCTGCCGGCCATCGTCGCGCGCGTGCGGCGCGTGTTCGACGTGGGCGCGGACATCGAGGCGATTGGCGAGCACCTGTCGAAAGACCCGTTCCTCGCGGGCCTCGTGGCGCAGCGGCCTGGCTTGCGGGCGCCGGGCGCTTGGGACGGGTTCGAGCTGGCGGTGCGCGCCATCCTGGGCCAGCAGGTGACGGTGGTGGCGGCTCGCGGGCTTGCGGGGCGACTGGTGGCGCTGTGCTCCGAGGCGCCTGTGGAGGGACTGCCCACGGGGCTGACGCGGGTGTTCCCGTCACCGGAGCGAATGGCCCGCGCGGACCTGGGCGCGCTGGGCATGCCGTCCGCGCGCAAGGCGGCCCTCAAGGCCATGGCCGAGGCGGCGCTGGCGGACCCGCTGCTGTTCCAGCCGTTCGGCACCGTCGAGGAGGGCATCGCGCGGCTGCGCTCCATCCGCGGCGTGGGCGAGTGGACCGCGCAGTACATCGCCCTGCGCGCGCTGCGCGAGACGGACGCGTTCCCCGCGAGCGACGTGGCGCTCTTGAGGAGCGCGGCCACGGACGAAGGCGCGCGCCCCACGCCCGAGGCGCTGCTGCGACGCGCGGAGCCCTGGCGGCCCTGGCGGGCCTACGCCGCGCAACACCTGTGGGCCGCGGACCCGGGACCGCGCCCTCGCCTTCCGGAGGTGCGTCATGGCTGA